The Chryseobacterium suipulveris genome window below encodes:
- the rplS gene encoding 50S ribosomal protein L19 has product MDLLKYVQDKYIAKKEFPEFKAGDTITVYYEIKEGQKTRTQFFKGVVIQLRGTGATKTFTIRKMSGDVGVERVFPINMPALQKIEVDRRGKVRRARIYYFRNLRGKKARIKDASYK; this is encoded by the coding sequence ATGGATTTATTAAAGTACGTACAAGACAAGTACATTGCTAAAAAGGAATTCCCAGAATTCAAAGCCGGTGACACCATCACTGTGTATTACGAGATTAAAGAAGGTCAGAAAACAAGAACCCAGTTCTTCAAAGGAGTTGTGATCCAGTTGAGAGGAACAGGTGCTACCAAAACTTTCACCATCAGAAAAATGAGCGGTGATGTGGGTGTAGAGAGAGTTTTCCCGATCAACATGCCTGCTCTTCAGAAAATCGAGGTTGACAGAAGAGGTAAGGTAAGAAGAGCGAGAATCTACTATTTCAGAAACCTTAGAGGTAAAAAGGCGAGAATCAAAGACGCTTCTTACAAATAA
- a CDS encoding 3-hydroxybutyrate dehydrogenase, protein MELGLGIAEAFAKNGDHIIFNGLEENGSEIAENIGKKYGMKTAFRNSNLMTAEGGQDLIDFAYREFGRIDIWVNNAGIQYVSPVEDFPLEKYEQIIALNINSVFYASRAVFRQMKEQRFGRIINISSVHGLRASEFKSAYVTAKHGVVGLTKVLALEGAPYNVTCNAVCPGYVKTPLVEGQIKDQAKADGMSENEAVEKVMLKKQAVKSFVPVEKLGEIVVFLSAENATSVTGTTFTLDGAWTAQ, encoded by the coding sequence GTGGAATTAGGATTGGGAATTGCCGAAGCATTTGCCAAAAATGGAGACCACATCATCTTTAACGGACTGGAAGAAAACGGATCGGAGATTGCCGAAAATATAGGTAAAAAGTACGGGATGAAAACAGCTTTCCGTAACTCAAATCTGATGACTGCGGAAGGAGGCCAGGACCTTATCGATTTTGCTTACAGGGAGTTTGGGCGGATTGATATTTGGGTCAATAATGCCGGAATCCAGTATGTTTCTCCGGTAGAAGATTTTCCATTAGAAAAATATGAGCAGATTATCGCACTGAACATAAACTCCGTGTTTTATGCGTCCCGCGCTGTTTTCCGGCAGATGAAGGAGCAGAGGTTCGGTAGAATCATCAATATTTCTTCCGTTCACGGGTTGCGAGCGTCAGAATTCAAATCGGCTTATGTCACCGCCAAGCATGGAGTGGTGGGACTTACCAAAGTTTTGGCTTTGGAAGGAGCTCCTTACAATGTTACCTGCAACGCAGTTTGTCCGGGATATGTAAAAACTCCGTTGGTAGAAGGACAGATTAAAGACCAGGCAAAAGCCGATGGAATGAGTGAAAATGAGGCAGTGGAAAAGGTAATGCTAAAGAAGCAGGCAGTAAAAAGTTTCGTGCCTGTAGAGAAATTAGGAGAAATTGTAGTATTTTTATCTGCAGAAAATGCAACCAGTGTCACAGGAACCACCTTTACATTGGATGGAGCATGGACTGCGCAATAA
- a CDS encoding CoA transferase subunit A, translated as MIDKRVKNAQEAIAGIENGMTVMLGGFGLCGIPENCINEMAKSDLTDLTCISNNAGVDDFGLGLLLQKRQIKKMIASYVGENAEFERQMLSGELDVELTPQGTLAEKCRAAQHGIPAFYTPTGYGTEVAEGKVAREFHGKMHILEHAYEADFSIVKAWKGDHTGNLIFKGTARNFNLPMAGAAKITIAEVEELVEPGELDPNEIHIPGIMVQRIFQGEKYEKRIERVTTRKKENT; from the coding sequence ATGATTGACAAAAGAGTAAAAAATGCTCAGGAAGCCATCGCAGGAATCGAAAACGGAATGACCGTGATGTTGGGCGGTTTCGGTTTGTGCGGAATTCCCGAAAACTGCATCAACGAGATGGCGAAAAGCGATTTGACGGATTTAACCTGCATTTCCAACAACGCGGGAGTTGACGATTTCGGATTGGGACTGCTTCTTCAGAAAAGGCAGATCAAGAAAATGATCGCTTCCTATGTTGGCGAAAATGCAGAATTTGAAAGACAGATGCTTTCCGGCGAACTCGATGTGGAGCTTACTCCGCAAGGAACTTTGGCAGAAAAATGTAGAGCTGCACAACACGGAATTCCTGCTTTTTATACACCGACCGGTTATGGAACCGAAGTTGCCGAAGGTAAAGTAGCACGCGAATTCCACGGAAAAATGCATATTTTGGAACACGCTTATGAAGCAGATTTCTCCATCGTGAAAGCTTGGAAAGGCGATCATACGGGAAATCTAATCTTCAAAGGAACTGCAAGAAACTTCAACCTTCCGATGGCGGGTGCAGCAAAAATCACCATTGCCGAAGTGGAGGAACTTGTAGAGCCGGGAGAACTCGATCCCAATGAAATCCACATTCCCGGAATTATGGTCCAGCGAATTTTTCAAGGCGAAAAATATGAGAAAAGGATCGAACGGGTGACCACTAGGAAAAAAGAAAATACTTGA
- a CDS encoding CoA transferase subunit B yields the protein MLTKEQIAQRISKEVKDGYYVNLGIGIPTLVANYVPETFSVDFQSENGILGMGPFPYEGEEDPDLINAGKQTITSLPGASFFDSAFSFGMIRSQKVDLTILGAMEVSEDGDIASWKIPGKMVKGMGGAMDLVASAQNIIVAMMHTNKAGESKVLKSCTLPLTGVKCVKKIVSDLAVMEVTENGLKLLERAPGVSVEDIVKATEANLIVEGDIPEMQF from the coding sequence ATGTTAACAAAAGAGCAAATCGCACAGCGCATATCAAAAGAAGTAAAAGACGGTTACTATGTAAACCTCGGAATCGGAATCCCGACTTTGGTCGCAAACTACGTTCCCGAAACGTTCTCCGTAGATTTCCAAAGTGAAAACGGAATCCTCGGAATGGGGCCTTTTCCGTATGAAGGCGAGGAAGATCCCGACTTGATCAATGCCGGAAAACAGACGATCACTTCGCTTCCCGGAGCTTCGTTTTTCGATTCTGCATTCAGTTTCGGGATGATCAGAAGTCAGAAAGTGGACCTCACTATTCTCGGAGCGATGGAGGTTTCCGAAGACGGCGACATCGCAAGCTGGAAGATTCCCGGCAAAATGGTGAAAGGAATGGGAGGCGCGATGGATTTGGTGGCATCTGCTCAGAATATCATCGTCGCTATGATGCACACCAACAAAGCAGGGGAAAGCAAAGTTCTGAAAAGCTGCACACTTCCTTTGACGGGCGTTAAATGTGTAAAGAAAATCGTTTCTGATCTCGCAGTGATGGAGGTTACGGAGAACGGACTCAAACTTTTGGAAAGAGCACCGGGAGTTTCTGTGGAAGACATTGTAAAGGCAACCGAAGCCAACCTCATCGTGGAAGGTGATATTCCCGAAATGCAGTTTTAG
- a CDS encoding bleomycin resistance protein has product MLTKIHPKLPMRNLSNTKDFYFKIGFENCGVVDYEEYLMLKKDDIEIHFFLFENLNPNENYGMVYIRTGDIDGLYKNFTESKIEIHRNGKLEMKPWGIREFSILDPDYNLLTFGEHRD; this is encoded by the coding sequence ATGCTTACAAAAATTCATCCGAAATTACCCATGCGTAATCTTTCGAATACAAAAGATTTCTATTTCAAAATTGGTTTTGAAAATTGTGGGGTAGTGGACTATGAAGAATATCTGATGTTAAAAAAAGACGACATCGAAATTCATTTTTTCCTTTTCGAAAATCTTAATCCTAATGAAAATTACGGAATGGTTTACATCAGAACAGGAGATATTGATGGACTTTATAAAAATTTTACTGAGAGTAAAATTGAGATTCATCGCAACGGAAAATTAGAAATGAAACCATGGGGAATTAGGGAATTCTCAATCCTCGATCCTGATTACAATCTTTTGACTTTTGGAGAGCATCGAGATTAA
- a CDS encoding SPFH domain-containing protein: MEKILKPMSGYLALVICLLLFAAGLFFFINGVDQNVTFVILGILCFIAFAFFIKGLMIINPNHSRVLTFFGKYVGSVKENGLFFINPLYSSQKISLRSENLQGQTLKVNDKMGNPIEIGVVIVWKVGDTYKAAFDVERYIDFVKMQSEAAVRHLAMSFPYDNLEDDHAPITLREGGEKINQILENELTERLDKAGIVIQEARISHLAYASEIAGAMLQRQQATAIVAARIKIVEGAVGMVDLALKKLSEENIVELDDERKAAMVSNLMVVLCGEKAAQPILNTGTLYN; encoded by the coding sequence ATGGAAAAAATCTTGAAACCGATGTCGGGATATCTCGCCTTAGTAATTTGCCTGCTTCTTTTTGCAGCGGGGCTTTTCTTCTTTATCAATGGGGTTGATCAGAATGTGACCTTCGTCATTTTGGGCATTTTATGTTTCATTGCTTTTGCATTTTTTATCAAAGGTTTAATGATCATTAACCCCAATCATTCGCGTGTTCTTACGTTTTTTGGGAAATATGTCGGTTCTGTGAAAGAGAATGGTCTGTTCTTCATCAATCCACTTTATTCATCCCAAAAGATTTCTTTGCGTTCTGAAAACTTGCAGGGACAGACGCTTAAGGTAAACGACAAAATGGGAAACCCCATCGAAATCGGTGTTGTAATCGTTTGGAAAGTAGGCGATACCTACAAAGCGGCATTTGACGTGGAGCGTTATATCGACTTCGTGAAAATGCAGAGTGAAGCGGCGGTACGTCATTTGGCGATGAGTTTTCCTTACGACAATTTGGAAGATGATCATGCGCCGATTACGTTGCGTGAAGGTGGCGAGAAAATCAACCAAATCCTGGAAAACGAACTCACCGAACGTCTCGACAAAGCAGGAATCGTCATTCAGGAAGCGAGGATTTCGCATCTTGCCTATGCTTCGGAAATTGCGGGAGCGATGCTTCAAAGACAACAGGCAACGGCGATTGTTGCGGCAAGAATCAAAATCGTGGAAGGCGCGGTTGGAATGGTGGATCTCGCTTTGAAGAAACTTTCCGAAGAAAATATCGTGGAGCTCGACGATGAAAGAAAGGCGGCAATGGTTTCGAACTTAATGGTGGTCCTTTGCGGCGAAAAAGCAGCGCAACCGATTTTGAACACGGGAACGCTTTATAATTAA
- a CDS encoding Arc family DNA binding domain-containing protein, translating to MLAKKSFVLRIDESTYKLLEKWASDEFRSVNGQIEFLLHENLINTGRKKKEVPKEEPKKEK from the coding sequence ATCTTGGCAAAGAAAAGTTTTGTTTTACGAATTGACGAATCGACCTACAAACTCCTTGAGAAGTGGGCAAGTGATGAGTTCCGCTCAGTGAATGGACAGATCGAATTTCTACTTCACGAAAACCTCATTAATACAGGCAGGAAAAAGAAAGAAGTTCCGAAAGAGGAACCCAAAAAAGAAAAATAA
- a CDS encoding cupin domain-containing protein yields MKKYRIQKSPFVVPTTDGKLIEEIWGNSTGNSNISIAHMVAPPNWSEPHQTPEFDEFTYIIRGKKQFEIDGETIILEKGQSILIEKGSRIRYSNPFSEECEYIAICLPAFSIELVNREEGS; encoded by the coding sequence ATGAAAAAATACAGAATCCAAAAGTCGCCGTTCGTCGTTCCCACTACCGATGGGAAACTTATCGAAGAAATCTGGGGCAACTCTACTGGAAACTCCAACATTTCCATTGCACACATGGTTGCACCGCCGAATTGGAGCGAGCCACACCAAACTCCGGAATTTGACGAATTCACCTACATCATCCGCGGAAAAAAGCAGTTCGAAATCGATGGTGAAACAATTATTCTGGAAAAAGGTCAAAGCATCCTGATAGAAAAGGGATCGAGAATCCGCTACAGCAATCCGTTTTCGGAAGAATGTGAATATATCGCGATTTGTCTTCCGGCATTTTCGATAGAGCTGGTGAATCGGGAGGAAGGAAGCTAA
- a CDS encoding hypervirulence associated TUDOR domain-containing protein: MDKKFKVGDQVKWNSEAGIVSGKIIKVHTKDFDYKGYTHHASADDPQYEIKSDKTDHIASHKGKALTKIS; this comes from the coding sequence ATGGACAAAAAGTTTAAAGTCGGCGACCAAGTAAAGTGGAATTCTGAAGCCGGCATCGTTTCCGGGAAAATCATTAAAGTTCATACCAAGGATTTCGATTACAAAGGTTACACCCATCACGCGAGTGCAGATGATCCGCAATACGAAATCAAAAGCGACAAAACCGACCACATCGCGTCACACAAAGGAAAAGCGTTGACGAAAATCAGTTAG
- a CDS encoding HAD family hydrolase: MIKNIVFDFGGVVMDWNPRYFFRSYFNDDEKMEYFLKNIATDEWNAEQDRGRTLREGTEILVEKHPEWEKEIRAYYDNWTTMLRSDIPENVAVLRKLEHTDYRLFGLTNWSAETFPYALANYDFFQIFEGKIVVSGTEKLIKPDPEIWKILTERYQIKPEETVFIDDNAKNIEVAKKLGFITVHITENADLEKQLHELGILF; this comes from the coding sequence ATGATTAAGAATATCGTTTTCGATTTTGGCGGCGTGGTGATGGATTGGAACCCGCGCTATTTTTTTAGAAGCTATTTTAATGACGACGAAAAGATGGAGTATTTCCTGAAAAATATCGCGACCGACGAATGGAACGCCGAGCAGGACCGAGGAAGAACTTTGCGGGAAGGTACAGAAATCCTTGTTGAAAAACATCCTGAATGGGAAAAAGAAATCAGGGCTTATTATGACAATTGGACCACGATGCTGCGTTCCGACATCCCTGAAAATGTGGCGGTTCTAAGAAAACTGGAACATACCGATTATCGACTTTTTGGTTTGACGAACTGGTCGGCTGAAACTTTTCCGTACGCTCTGGCAAACTATGATTTCTTCCAGATTTTTGAGGGAAAAATTGTCGTATCAGGAACCGAGAAACTCATCAAACCCGATCCTGAAATTTGGAAAATTCTGACCGAAAGATACCAAATCAAACCTGAGGAAACAGTCTTTATCGACGACAATGCAAAGAACATCGAGGTTGCCAAAAAGTTGGGATTCATCACGGTTCACATAACCGAAAACGCTGATTTAGAAAAGCAGCTTCATGAGCTCGGCATTCTATTTTGA
- a CDS encoding type I restriction enzyme HsdR N-terminal domain-containing protein, which produces MQLPKLNFEDGFDFKIRTDKDKFFIYDLVRKTWLLLTPEEWVRQHWIHYYHYKKERNLSSLILEKKIELSGTTKRIDLLVTEKTLPKILVECKAPHIKLTEKTFEQTARYNSIVGAKEIILSNGMQHINAVFTENGYEFRRFEF; this is translated from the coding sequence ATGCAGCTGCCGAAACTTAACTTTGAGGATGGTTTTGACTTTAAAATCAGGACAGACAAAGATAAGTTTTTTATTTATGATTTGGTGCGCAAAACGTGGCTGCTCCTGACTCCCGAAGAATGGGTGAGACAGCATTGGATCCACTATTATCACTATAAAAAGGAGAGAAATCTGTCGTCATTAATTCTTGAAAAAAAAATCGAGTTGAGCGGAACCACGAAGAGAATCGACCTGCTCGTGACCGAAAAAACGCTGCCGAAAATTTTGGTGGAATGCAAAGCTCCGCACATCAAACTCACGGAAAAGACTTTTGAGCAAACCGCTCGCTACAACTCGATTGTCGGTGCCAAAGAAATTATTTTGAGCAACGGAATGCAGCATATTAACGCAGTGTTCACAGAAAACGGTTATGAATTCCGTAGATTTGAGTTTTAG
- the holA gene encoding DNA polymerase III subunit delta: MKELDLILKNIKNKELLPIYFFHGEEPYFMDVAVKSFENDVLEEDEKAFNQTVVYGKDTTYAEVLALARQFPMMGDKQVIILKEAQEIKMTEKEAEALKVYAENPVESTLLVIAHKYKKVDARKAFAKTLTKNKMLFLSDKMKDYEVPTWIDSEIKNLGLSAKPYIPALLSEYLGTDLSRISNELGKLKMILKDSDILDEKVIEANIGISKDFNVFELIKALGKKDEAAAFRIAYYIGKTPKQNPFVLIVGNLYNFFSNLVVYHTMIGQNPQTVASAMGINPYFVKDFAEASRNYNLKSTTRIISILREIDLKNKGLGAVNMDESELLKEMVYKILNVDKIKVKL, translated from the coding sequence ATGAAAGAATTAGATTTAATCCTCAAAAATATTAAAAATAAAGAGTTATTGCCGATTTATTTTTTCCATGGCGAAGAACCGTACTTTATGGATGTGGCGGTAAAGTCCTTTGAAAACGACGTTTTGGAGGAAGACGAGAAAGCGTTCAACCAAACCGTGGTTTACGGGAAAGACACCACTTATGCGGAAGTGCTCGCTTTGGCACGCCAATTCCCGATGATGGGCGACAAACAGGTCATTATCCTAAAAGAAGCGCAGGAAATAAAAATGACCGAAAAAGAAGCAGAAGCACTGAAAGTGTACGCGGAAAATCCTGTGGAATCCACATTGCTCGTCATCGCCCACAAATACAAAAAAGTCGATGCAAGGAAAGCATTCGCCAAAACATTGACCAAAAATAAGATGCTGTTTCTGAGCGACAAAATGAAGGATTACGAAGTCCCGACATGGATCGATTCCGAAATTAAAAATCTGGGATTAAGCGCGAAACCCTACATTCCAGCGCTGCTTTCAGAATATTTGGGAACGGATCTTTCGAGAATTTCCAACGAGTTGGGCAAGCTAAAGATGATCCTCAAAGACAGCGATATTCTCGACGAGAAAGTGATAGAAGCCAATATCGGGATCAGCAAGGATTTCAATGTCTTCGAACTTATTAAAGCTTTAGGGAAAAAAGACGAAGCCGCGGCGTTTAGGATTGCTTACTACATTGGCAAAACCCCGAAACAGAACCCGTTTGTGCTGATCGTGGGCAACTTGTACAACTTTTTTTCGAACCTCGTAGTTTACCACACGATGATCGGTCAGAATCCGCAGACAGTAGCTTCAGCAATGGGCATCAATCCGTACTTTGTAAAAGATTTTGCCGAGGCGTCGAGAAATTACAACCTGAAAAGCACCACCCGAATCATCTCCATCCTTCGCGAAATCGATTTGAAAAACAAAGGTTTGGGCGCGGTAAACATGGACGAAAGCGAGCTCCTGAAAGAAATGGTGTACAAAATCCTGAATGTGGACAAAATAAAGGTGAAGCTATGA
- the trxB gene encoding thioredoxin-disulfide reductase, with product MEQNILDCVIIGSGPSGFTAAIYAARADLKPELYTGLEPGGQLTTTTEVDNFPGYPDGITGPQMMMDLQKQAERFDTKVHYEMITKAEFSTEVGGIHKLWAGNKEILAKSVIISTGATAKYLGLDDEKKYSGGGVSACATCDGFFYKGKDVIVVGAGDTAAEEATYLAKLCRKVTMLVRKDHFRASKAMIHRVNNTSNIEVKFNHELIGIEGENALVERARVINNLTQEVSTIDVHGIFIAIGHKPNTDIFQGQIDLDENGYIKTVPGSTRTNLPGVFAAGDVQDHIYRQAITAAGSGCMSAMDAEKYLAELG from the coding sequence ATGGAACAAAATATTTTAGATTGCGTCATCATCGGTTCCGGACCTTCCGGATTCACTGCGGCGATTTATGCGGCAAGAGCCGACCTGAAACCCGAACTCTACACCGGACTTGAACCCGGCGGACAATTGACCACCACCACAGAAGTGGATAATTTCCCGGGATATCCCGATGGAATTACAGGTCCGCAAATGATGATGGATCTGCAGAAGCAGGCAGAAAGATTCGATACCAAAGTTCATTACGAGATGATTACGAAAGCAGAATTTTCCACTGAAGTAGGTGGGATCCATAAACTTTGGGCAGGAAACAAAGAGATTCTTGCAAAGTCGGTGATCATTTCAACCGGTGCCACTGCAAAATACCTCGGTTTGGATGACGAGAAAAAATACAGCGGTGGAGGAGTTTCCGCGTGTGCAACGTGTGACGGATTTTTCTACAAAGGAAAAGACGTAATCGTGGTCGGAGCAGGAGATACGGCAGCAGAAGAAGCAACTTATCTCGCAAAACTCTGCCGAAAAGTAACGATGCTCGTTAGAAAAGACCACTTCCGCGCGTCGAAGGCAATGATTCACCGAGTAAACAATACATCGAATATCGAGGTGAAGTTCAACCACGAGCTGATCGGCATCGAGGGCGAAAACGCTTTGGTAGAAAGAGCGAGAGTCATCAACAATCTTACTCAGGAAGTTTCGACCATCGATGTTCACGGAATCTTTATCGCCATCGGACACAAACCGAATACCGATATTTTCCAGGGACAGATCGACCTTGACGAAAATGGCTACATCAAAACAGTTCCAGGTTCTACGAGAACGAATTTGCCGGGCGTTTTTGCTGCGGGTGATGTTCAGGACCATATCTACAGACAGGCGATCACTGCTGCAGGAAGCGGCTGTATGTCGGCAATGGATGCGGAAAAGTATTTGGCGGAACTTGGGTAA
- the crcB gene encoding fluoride efflux transporter CrcB — MKHLLYIFIGGGLGSVLRFLISNHTQKLWNISSFPMATFLVNMVGCLLIGIFSGYFLKYDSELKFLLIAGFCGGFTTFSTFSAENISLWQSGSYGILLVYVLLSVFVGLLAVYVGLNMVKN; from the coding sequence TTGAAACACCTTCTGTACATATTCATCGGCGGTGGTTTGGGAAGCGTTTTGCGTTTCCTGATCTCGAACCATACACAGAAGTTGTGGAACATCAGTTCGTTTCCGATGGCGACTTTTTTGGTTAATATGGTTGGATGTTTGTTGATCGGAATATTCAGCGGTTACTTTCTGAAATATGATTCGGAACTCAAATTTCTTTTGATTGCAGGTTTCTGCGGAGGGTTTACCACGTTTTCTACATTTTCGGCGGAAAATATTTCCCTATGGCAAAGTGGGAGTTACGGAATACTGTTAGTATATGTTTTGTTGAGCGTTTTCGTAGGTTTACTGGCGGTTTATGTGGGTTTAAATATGGTTAAAAACTAA
- a CDS encoding HEPN domain-containing protein: protein MTTLEAKINKEEIEFECNSCKSIKKSNYSCSKCGIPIWGISQQIKLYLEKYLSDSEKLKTAINKLYNFRSKIAHAGSLLTGDINFEWDDKKTREEHYEVLIAALQYSK, encoded by the coding sequence ATGACGACTTTAGAAGCTAAGATTAATAAAGAAGAAATCGAATTTGAATGTAATTCTTGTAAATCTATTAAAAAATCAAATTATTCTTGTAGTAAATGTGGAATACCAATTTGGGGAATTAGTCAACAAATAAAGTTATATCTGGAAAAATATTTGTCAGATAGTGAAAAACTAAAAACCGCAATAAATAAGCTTTACAATTTTAGATCAAAGATTGCACATGCAGGAAGTTTATTAACTGGTGATATAAATTTTGAATGGGATGACAAAAAAACAAGAGAAGAACATTATGAAGTTCTCATTGCGGCTCTGCAATATAGTAAATGA
- a CDS encoding T9SS type A sorting domain-containing protein: MKKHILITLIAVLATTMTVNAQSLLDEGFESGSFNPLISFETIGSFSSSPGIVSNTNFGSSKAFSFGKSVCAASCFNSYVTTLVINFSVPTLVENISWKEMEIGGNWGSQGQLLLDDGLYASDALGALPVNSGVADVVPRLKSFSINQTVTSIKLRVNDITSASEIILDDLQINYRTATVGILESTFTHHITVYPNPTDGNVTINLPESLSEFIASLYDLNGKLIQQSTYKNTKTFELNLNVQPGIYFLTINSENKKATIRLIRN; this comes from the coding sequence ATGAAAAAGCACATTTTAATTACTTTAATTGCTGTATTAGCAACGACAATGACTGTTAATGCTCAATCTTTATTAGATGAAGGATTTGAATCAGGCAGTTTTAATCCATTAATTTCATTCGAGACCATTGGTTCGTTTTCATCAAGTCCAGGAATTGTTTCTAATACCAATTTTGGGAGTAGTAAGGCTTTTAGCTTTGGAAAATCTGTTTGTGCCGCTAGCTGTTTTAACAGCTACGTGACTACCCTTGTTATTAATTTTTCAGTGCCAACCCTTGTTGAAAATATTTCTTGGAAAGAAATGGAAATTGGTGGAAATTGGGGTTCGCAAGGTCAACTGTTACTTGATGATGGTCTTTATGCATCTGATGCACTTGGGGCATTACCTGTAAACAGCGGTGTTGCTGATGTTGTGCCTCGTCTGAAATCCTTTTCCATAAATCAAACAGTTACATCAATTAAGCTTCGAGTGAATGATATTACCTCAGCTAGCGAAATCATTTTAGATGATTTGCAAATTAATTACAGAACTGCAACTGTAGGTATTTTAGAAAGTACTTTTACCCATCACATTACTGTTTACCCGAACCCAACTGATGGAAATGTTACAATTAATTTACCTGAATCGTTGTCGGAATTTATAGCAAGTTTATATGATTTAAACGGAAAATTAATTCAACAATCAACCTACAAAAACACTAAAACTTTTGAACTGAATTTAAATGTTCAACCAGGCATTTATTTTTTGACAATTAATTCGGAAAATAAAAAGGCAACTATAAGACTAATAAGAAATTAA
- a CDS encoding putative quinol monooxygenase: MKKLGLLVRLEAKAGKEKDVEEFITSALPLANEEAGTITWYAFRIDSSTFGIFDTFSDEEGREAHLGGKIAKALMENAPELLATAPSIEKIDVLAAK; this comes from the coding sequence ATGAAAAAATTAGGATTATTAGTTCGACTAGAAGCAAAAGCAGGAAAAGAAAAAGATGTTGAAGAGTTTATTACAAGTGCATTGCCACTTGCTAATGAAGAAGCGGGTACTATTACGTGGTATGCGTTCCGTATAGACTCATCTACATTTGGCATTTTTGACACTTTTTCAGATGAAGAAGGCAGAGAAGCACATCTTGGTGGTAAGATTGCAAAGGCATTAATGGAAAATGCACCTGAATTGTTGGCTACTGCACCATCTATTGAGAAAATAGACGTTTTAGCGGCTAAATAA
- a CDS encoding helix-turn-helix domain-containing protein → MDITNLPEHLFENSYTETLDLQIANYEVYKHVSKNKINLNKNVFSFLLDGQKNIHFSNDIVSIDDTQSLLLASGNFLTTEIVGANSYSCLLFFFSQKNINDFLLKYGHFFNPNDFNKAATSSPYFLIEKDNFIIHFINSLQQIYGLNQTISQKILELKFEEIMLYLADKYGPIFFVYLHSLLINERELSFKMVIEKNLYTSLNIDEVAFLCNMSLSTFKRKFIQLYQESPGKWFQLKRLNKAKKILLNNEATPSEIYMDFGYDSLSNFSTAFKNEFGYSPKNIMKS, encoded by the coding sequence ATGGACATTACAAATTTGCCAGAACATTTATTTGAAAATAGCTACACGGAGACATTAGACCTACAAATTGCTAACTACGAAGTGTATAAACATGTTTCCAAAAATAAGATTAACCTAAACAAAAATGTATTCAGTTTTTTGTTGGACGGACAAAAGAACATTCACTTTTCAAATGACATCGTTTCGATAGATGATACACAATCCTTACTCCTTGCATCGGGAAATTTTTTAACAACAGAAATTGTTGGAGCAAATAGTTATAGTTGCCTACTCTTTTTCTTTTCTCAAAAAAACATTAATGATTTTTTATTGAAATATGGGCATTTTTTTAACCCAAATGACTTTAATAAAGCAGCTACTAGTAGTCCTTATTTCCTTATTGAAAAAGACAATTTCATTATCCATTTTATTAATTCTCTTCAACAAATTTATGGCTTGAATCAAACAATCTCTCAAAAGATTCTGGAATTGAAATTTGAAGAAATTATGCTTTATCTGGCTGATAAGTATGGGCCAATTTTTTTTGTTTATCTACATTCATTGTTAATCAATGAAAGAGAATTATCTTTTAAAATGGTCATTGAAAAAAATCTGTACACGAGTTTGAATATTGATGAGGTCGCTTTTCTATGCAATATGAGCCTGTCTACCTTTAAGCGAAAATTTATACAATTATATCAAGAGTCTCCAGGAAAATGGTTTCAACTAAAACGGCTCAACAAGGCCAAAAAAATATTGCTTAATAATGAAGCGACACCATCAGAAATCTATATGGACTTTGGTTATGACAGCTTATCAAATTTTAGCACAGCCTTTAAAAATGAATTTGGTTACAGTCCAAAAAACATTATGAAAAGTTGA